The proteins below come from a single Myxococcales bacterium genomic window:
- a CDS encoding beta-propeller domain-containing protein: MNAKTAFVMLAASGIAAFAMGCGGAVAPVPDDDAIGRDEASLRRMKSCGELLTELRSDSKFKLNKGIDLQIAAIRRFGANGGYYGGVGMGGFGGDARAEGSSSPTAPPAPNAGSGSGTGSTPATPQATDHSGTTTQVAGVDEADFVKADNQNLYLLHGADLKVLRAWPKESMAELGSAKVEGTPTEMFLSGQTLVVYSQVNGAKLFQAAGVPMRETYNDWGGSYGGGVDVAGGAPEPSTAPPRPGGGGAPEPYYPLTKITVFNVVNNVPQVARELFFEGHYEDSRRVGSHVRTVLNGGAHGPKLKYGVELAPGESYPTDANGMIAKLEALRAANIAILDASTVADWLPVAFERNGTSVTAASPRCEDYYVPTTGSTTFGLTQVESLDLAAPTAPIKSAAVTGMTKVVYGNGGSLVLAQQAYVDLPWLDIYASWQAQSGSSGSGGGGVSTPPSVGSAEPAPAPDTPVPPRPSVPGQVGLKESPAAPTAAPLPTRFATDRTHLHKFSFASDPTFPLYVGSGSVTGSVDDQYSLDEYQGNLRVATTDHFLYLRRATNEAERLAQPETENHVRVLGAPTSGGRLPRLGDTGKLAPGERIYSVRFMESKGYVVTFRQVDPLFSLDLSVPTNPRVTGELKIPGFSEFMVPMDQNHLLTIGRDATPQGRVQGLALQIFDVTNPARPTQSHKFSYSASEYGHSEALYDPKAFTYFKERGLLAFPYMSSGGSGGMRSSLEIFRVSVGSGFSKAGSLDHTSLVSSNPGGYGCGYYGPSVRRGVFLEDVAYSISYGGIIASKVDQLASPPQVLRLGAPVVPGGGYCGGAETGGGAVPPSPGGVPVPDPN, encoded by the coding sequence ATGAACGCCAAAACCGCCTTCGTCATGCTCGCCGCCAGTGGAATCGCCGCCTTCGCCATGGGATGTGGCGGGGCCGTCGCCCCTGTCCCGGACGACGACGCCATCGGACGCGACGAGGCCAGCCTTCGGCGCATGAAGAGCTGCGGTGAGCTGCTCACCGAGCTGCGCAGCGACTCCAAGTTCAAGCTGAACAAGGGCATCGATCTGCAGATCGCCGCGATTCGTCGCTTCGGTGCCAACGGCGGCTACTACGGGGGCGTGGGCATGGGAGGCTTCGGCGGCGACGCGCGCGCCGAGGGCTCGAGCAGCCCGACCGCCCCGCCCGCGCCGAACGCGGGCTCTGGCTCGGGCACCGGCTCCACGCCGGCCACGCCCCAGGCGACCGACCACTCGGGCACCACGACGCAGGTCGCGGGGGTCGACGAGGCCGACTTCGTCAAGGCCGACAACCAGAACCTCTACCTGCTGCACGGCGCCGACCTGAAGGTCCTCCGCGCGTGGCCGAAGGAGAGCATGGCGGAGCTCGGCTCGGCGAAGGTCGAGGGGACGCCGACGGAGATGTTCCTCAGCGGGCAGACCCTGGTCGTGTACTCCCAGGTCAACGGCGCGAAGCTGTTTCAGGCCGCCGGCGTGCCGATGCGTGAGACCTACAACGACTGGGGCGGCTCGTACGGCGGCGGCGTCGACGTCGCGGGCGGCGCACCCGAGCCCTCCACGGCGCCCCCGCGCCCCGGCGGTGGCGGCGCGCCCGAGCCGTACTACCCCCTCACCAAGATCACCGTGTTCAACGTCGTGAACAACGTGCCCCAGGTGGCCCGCGAGCTCTTCTTCGAGGGCCACTACGAGGACTCCCGCCGCGTGGGCAGCCACGTGCGCACCGTGCTGAACGGCGGCGCTCACGGACCGAAGCTGAAGTACGGCGTGGAGCTCGCGCCCGGCGAGTCGTATCCCACCGACGCGAACGGCATGATCGCCAAGCTCGAGGCGCTCCGCGCGGCCAACATCGCGATCCTCGACGCCAGCACCGTCGCCGACTGGCTGCCCGTCGCGTTCGAGCGCAACGGCACGAGCGTGACCGCCGCCTCGCCCCGCTGCGAAGACTACTACGTGCCCACCACCGGCTCGACGACCTTCGGCCTCACGCAGGTCGAGTCGCTCGACCTCGCGGCGCCCACCGCCCCCATCAAGAGCGCGGCCGTGACGGGCATGACCAAGGTGGTCTACGGCAACGGCGGGAGCCTGGTGCTCGCGCAGCAGGCCTACGTCGATCTCCCCTGGCTCGACATCTACGCCTCGTGGCAGGCGCAGTCGGGGTCGAGCGGGTCGGGCGGCGGCGGAGTCTCCACGCCCCCGTCGGTCGGCAGCGCCGAGCCAGCTCCCGCCCCGGACACCCCGGTCCCCCCGCGCCCTTCCGTCCCCGGTCAGGTCGGCCTGAAGGAGTCGCCCGCCGCGCCGACGGCCGCGCCGCTCCCCACGCGCTTCGCCACGGACCGCACCCACCTCCACAAGTTCTCGTTCGCGAGCGATCCGACCTTCCCGCTCTACGTGGGGTCGGGCTCGGTGACCGGATCGGTCGACGACCAGTATTCGCTCGACGAGTACCAGGGCAACCTTCGGGTCGCCACGACCGACCACTTCCTCTACCTCCGCAGGGCCACGAACGAGGCCGAGCGCCTCGCGCAGCCGGAGACCGAGAACCACGTGCGCGTGCTCGGCGCGCCCACGTCGGGCGGGCGCCTCCCGCGGCTCGGCGACACGGGCAAGCTCGCCCCCGGTGAGCGCATCTACTCGGTGCGCTTCATGGAGTCGAAGGGCTACGTCGTCACCTTCCGCCAGGTCGATCCGCTCTTCTCCCTCGACCTCTCCGTGCCCACGAACCCCCGCGTCACGGGCGAGCTGAAGATCCCCGGCTTCAGCGAGTTCATGGTGCCGATGGACCAGAACCACCTGCTCACGATCGGTCGCGACGCGACGCCCCAAGGCCGCGTGCAGGGCCTCGCCCTCCAGATCTTCGACGTGACGAACCCTGCGCGCCCCACGCAGTCGCACAAGTTCTCCTACTCGGCGAGCGAGTACGGTCACTCCGAGGCGCTCTACGACCCGAAGGCGTTCACCTACTTCAAGGAGCGCGGGCTCCTCGCCTTCCCGTACATGTCCTCGGGTGGCTCCGGCGGCATGCGCAGCTCTCTCGAGATCTTCCGGGTGAGCGTGGGCTCGGGCTTCTCGAAGGCCGGCAGCCTCGACCACACGTCCCTGGTGAGCTCGAACCCCGGCGGCTACGGCTGCGGCTACTACGGCCCGAGCGTGCGACGCGGCGTGTTCCTCGAGGACGTGGCCTACTCGATAAGCTACGGGGGCATCATCGCGAGCAAGGTCGATCAGCTCGCGAGCCCGCCCCAAGTGCTCCGCCTCGGGGCGCCCGTGGTCCCCGGCGGGGGCTACTGCGGCGGCGCCGAGACGGGCGGTGGCGCGGTGCCCCCCTCGCCCGGCGGCGTGCCGGTCCCGGATCCCAACTGA
- a CDS encoding cupin domain-containing protein, with product MPLTPPALDPSTLTPRTHSTYPEVYRERVLPREKRGLGAALGLTKLGVNLTTLAPGKQSALRHFHTREDELVYVVEGEVTLVTDGGEQTLGAGMCAGFPAGVRDGHHLVNRTGSSVRYLEMSSRDPDDGAEYPDDDLAYSRGPDGPVFTRKDGSPTR from the coding sequence ATGCCGCTCACGCCGCCCGCCCTCGACCCCTCGACCCTCACGCCCCGCACGCACTCGACCTACCCGGAGGTCTACCGCGAGCGCGTCCTCCCCCGCGAGAAGCGCGGGCTCGGCGCCGCCCTCGGCCTCACGAAGCTCGGAGTGAACCTCACGACGCTCGCGCCCGGCAAGCAGTCGGCGCTCCGCCACTTTCACACCCGCGAGGACGAGCTCGTCTACGTCGTCGAGGGCGAGGTCACGCTCGTCACCGACGGCGGCGAGCAGACCCTTGGCGCCGGCATGTGCGCCGGTTTCCCCGCCGGCGTGCGCGACGGACACCACCTCGTGAACCGGACCGGGAGCTCCGTGCGCTACCTCGAGATGAGCAGCCGCGATCCCGACGACGGCGCCGAGTATCCCGACGACGACCTCGCGTACTCGCGCGGACCGGACGGCCCGGTGTTCACGCGTAAGGACGGCTCGCCGACGCGCTGA
- a CDS encoding pentapeptide repeat-containing protein: protein MCGRPRRVPGPRPRATALPALPRRPLAELRGHFGFSYGTYLGATYADMFPGRTGRVVLDSAMAPTNDYVKLGHPLAGAKLGESSFALSRLSFAELCGADLTSADFSGARLPQARLGVGPVPSCAPTFGVDATSTNSHTVCPSGLRGPCTPSAWAREALPSVCCDPRLGVCGPDSPTSAACTQSCQCESASCVAGACEAR, encoded by the coding sequence GTGTGTGGGCGCCCTCGGCGCGTTCCGGGGCCGCGTCCACGCGCGACAGCGCTCCCGGCCCTCCCGCGCCGCCCGCTCGCGGAGCTGCGCGGGCACTTTGGATTCTCGTATGGCACCTACCTCGGCGCCACCTACGCCGACATGTTCCCAGGGCGCACGGGCCGCGTCGTGCTCGACTCGGCGATGGCCCCGACCAACGACTACGTGAAGCTCGGCCACCCCCTCGCGGGCGCGAAGCTCGGCGAGAGCTCGTTCGCCCTGTCGCGGCTGTCGTTCGCGGAGCTCTGTGGCGCCGACCTGACCTCCGCCGACTTCTCCGGAGCGCGCTTGCCGCAGGCTCGCCTCGGCGTGGGCCCGGTGCCCTCATGCGCACCGACGTTCGGCGTCGACGCGACCTCGACCAACTCCCATACCGTGTGTCCTTCCGGGCTGCGTGGCCCGTGCACGCCGAGCGCGTGGGCCCGGGAGGCCCTCCCCTCGGTGTGCTGCGATCCGCGCCTAGGCGTCTGCGGCCCCGACTCGCCGACCAGCGCCGCCTGCACGCAGTCGTGCCAGTGCGAGTCGGCCAGCTGCGTCGCCGGCGCGTGCGAGGCCCGATGA
- a CDS encoding glycerophosphodiester phosphodiesterase family protein → MHAASPRIWAGPAAQLVVLAVLATVLGCSGTQAGALPDAGAPDGTEATDAGVSPPTLDPALFDCTSLSRPPLARRATATPAECLRDPRCKTRLVAGHRGAGGQLGRVAPEDSLAAYRAAIAMGLDLAETDPRPTKDGVLVNHHDATVERTTLGEGTVSELTLAELRALSLRTGDLRGDFSCERVPTLRELLETSVGRVMVLVDANKTDRVDLLVAAIQEAKALDWAVFDTSSTDKIDRALALEPRLLIMPRVATAAAATEVLVKYKSHPPLFVELDQALFPAGVVEVHAGGSRAFTDVFATDFGVKLGGDPKVYLELYGKGADALQTDLPDAVLTALGRAP, encoded by the coding sequence ATGCACGCTGCATCCCCACGGATCTGGGCAGGCCCTGCGGCGCAGTTGGTGGTCCTGGCCGTCCTCGCGACCGTGCTCGGGTGCTCCGGCACGCAGGCAGGAGCCCTACCCGACGCAGGCGCGCCCGACGGGACCGAGGCGACGGACGCGGGCGTGTCGCCGCCGACCCTCGATCCGGCGCTCTTCGACTGCACCTCTCTCTCTCGGCCGCCGCTGGCCCGGCGCGCGACCGCCACGCCCGCCGAGTGCCTGCGCGATCCTCGGTGCAAGACACGGCTCGTGGCGGGACACCGCGGCGCGGGCGGGCAGCTCGGGCGCGTCGCCCCGGAGGATTCCCTCGCGGCGTACCGCGCCGCGATCGCCATGGGCCTCGACCTCGCCGAGACCGACCCTCGCCCTACGAAAGACGGCGTGCTTGTGAACCACCACGACGCGACCGTCGAGCGCACCACGCTCGGCGAGGGCACGGTCTCGGAGCTTACGTTGGCCGAGCTGCGCGCGCTGTCGCTGCGCACCGGCGATCTCCGAGGCGACTTCTCCTGCGAGCGCGTGCCCACGCTGCGCGAGCTGCTCGAGACGTCGGTCGGTCGGGTGATGGTGCTGGTCGACGCGAACAAGACCGACCGGGTCGATCTGCTCGTCGCGGCCATCCAGGAGGCGAAGGCGCTGGACTGGGCGGTGTTCGACACCTCGAGCACCGACAAGATCGATCGCGCGCTCGCCCTCGAGCCTCGCCTGCTCATCATGCCGCGCGTCGCCACGGCGGCCGCCGCCACGGAGGTGCTTGTAAAATACAAGAGTCACCCACCGCTCTTCGTCGAGCTCGATCAGGCGTTGTTCCCGGCCGGGGTCGTCGAGGTGCACGCGGGCGGCTCGCGAGCCTTCACCGACGTGTTCGCGACCGACTTCGGCGTGAAGCTCGGCGGCGATCCCAAGGTCTACCTCGAGCTCTACGGAAAGGGCGCTGACGCCCTGCAGACCGATCTCCCGGACGCGGTGCTGACCGCCCTCGGCCGCGCCCCCTAG
- a CDS encoding 3-hydroxyacyl-CoA dehydrogenase/enoyl-CoA hydratase family protein, with translation MNKPIRRACVIGAGVMGQGIAAHFANAGIEVLLLDIVPPDLKDADQAPKAARNAFAAGGLDKALKARPAAFFHKQNARLVSVGNTTDDLEGVKSCDLVIEAVLERIDVKQALLEKLEALVPPHAIVASNTSGLRIVDMLKGRSEAFKKRFLVMHFFNPVRYMKLLELVWGPDTDPSVVAHVKKFGEDVLGKGVVFGKDTPNFVGNRIGVHAMMSTIHQMLEDGLTPEDVDNITGTPMGHPKSASFRTADLVGLDTFAHVADNCFKALENDEDRKIFELPAFIRTMVEKKLLGNKTKGGFYKKGADKSIETFDPVTLAYRPKGGDDAIKASTKAISKEEDPKARVRKLVADQGKAGAFAWKVLSKGLAYAARRVGEITDDVTAIDDAMKWGYNWELGPFETWDALGFVETTDRMVKEGVKLPESVLKMKASGATCFYRADGAVFDLAKGEYQAREADPRYATLTILRRGAAPVLKNDGAEAWDLGDGVLGITFKTKANSIDPDVIGMITKAVEKAETDFRAMVVANEGEHFCVGANLFLVVMAAGAQQWDQIRTMVQGYQGAVQRMKYASVPVVVAPYGMTLGGGLELCYGGAAVQAAAETYSGLVEVGVGLLPGGAGNLNMLWRALDGVPEGAQLNVLEIVTNTFKNIALAKIATSAEEGKALGYFRKTDGVSFDKARVLVDAKSRALGLAGAGYHPPTPKAYVLPGESGIATLRMMVDTLVAGGFASAHDAKIAGKVAEVLCGGVAGASRENTESQLLELEAEAFVSLCGEPKSQERMQYMLMNNKPLRN, from the coding sequence CTGAACAAGCCGATTCGCCGCGCGTGTGTCATCGGCGCGGGCGTGATGGGGCAAGGCATCGCCGCCCATTTCGCCAACGCCGGGATCGAGGTCCTCCTCCTCGACATCGTCCCCCCCGACCTGAAAGACGCCGACCAAGCGCCCAAGGCGGCGCGCAACGCGTTCGCCGCCGGCGGCCTCGACAAGGCGCTGAAGGCGCGCCCCGCCGCGTTCTTCCACAAGCAGAACGCGCGCCTCGTGTCCGTGGGCAACACCACCGACGACCTCGAGGGCGTGAAGAGCTGCGACCTCGTGATCGAGGCCGTGCTCGAGCGCATCGACGTGAAGCAGGCCCTCCTCGAGAAGCTCGAGGCCCTCGTGCCGCCGCACGCGATCGTCGCCTCGAACACCTCGGGCCTGCGCATCGTCGACATGCTGAAGGGCCGCTCGGAGGCCTTCAAGAAGCGCTTCCTCGTGATGCACTTCTTCAACCCCGTTCGCTACATGAAGCTCCTCGAGCTCGTGTGGGGGCCGGACACCGATCCCTCCGTGGTCGCCCACGTGAAGAAGTTCGGCGAGGACGTGCTCGGCAAGGGCGTCGTCTTCGGGAAGGACACCCCGAACTTCGTCGGCAACCGCATCGGCGTGCACGCCATGATGTCGACCATCCACCAGATGCTCGAAGACGGCCTCACCCCCGAGGACGTCGACAACATCACGGGCACCCCCATGGGCCACCCGAAGAGCGCGAGCTTCCGCACCGCCGACCTCGTCGGCCTCGACACGTTCGCGCACGTCGCGGACAACTGCTTCAAGGCGCTCGAGAACGACGAAGACCGCAAGATCTTCGAGCTGCCGGCCTTCATCCGGACGATGGTCGAGAAGAAGCTCCTCGGGAACAAGACGAAGGGCGGCTTCTACAAGAAGGGCGCCGACAAGAGCATCGAGACCTTCGACCCCGTCACGCTCGCCTACCGCCCCAAGGGCGGCGACGACGCGATCAAGGCCTCCACGAAGGCCATCTCGAAAGAGGAGGACCCGAAGGCGCGCGTGCGCAAGCTCGTCGCCGACCAGGGCAAGGCGGGCGCGTTCGCTTGGAAGGTGCTCTCGAAGGGCCTCGCGTACGCGGCGCGCCGCGTGGGCGAGATCACCGACGACGTGACGGCGATCGATGACGCCATGAAGTGGGGCTACAACTGGGAGCTCGGCCCGTTCGAGACCTGGGACGCGCTCGGCTTCGTCGAGACCACCGACCGCATGGTGAAGGAGGGCGTGAAGCTCCCCGAGTCCGTGCTGAAGATGAAGGCGAGTGGCGCGACCTGCTTCTACCGAGCGGACGGCGCCGTGTTCGACCTCGCCAAGGGTGAGTACCAGGCGCGCGAGGCCGATCCTCGCTACGCGACGCTCACGATCCTCCGCCGTGGCGCCGCGCCCGTGCTCAAGAACGACGGCGCGGAGGCGTGGGACCTCGGCGACGGCGTGCTCGGCATCACCTTCAAGACCAAGGCCAACAGCATCGACCCCGACGTGATCGGCATGATCACGAAGGCCGTCGAGAAGGCCGAGACCGACTTCCGCGCGATGGTCGTCGCGAACGAGGGCGAGCACTTCTGCGTCGGCGCGAACCTCTTCCTCGTCGTGATGGCGGCGGGCGCCCAGCAGTGGGACCAGATCCGCACGATGGTGCAGGGGTACCAGGGCGCGGTGCAGCGCATGAAGTACGCGAGCGTTCCGGTCGTGGTCGCGCCGTACGGCATGACCCTCGGCGGTGGGCTCGAGCTCTGCTACGGCGGCGCCGCGGTCCAGGCGGCGGCCGAGACCTACTCGGGGCTCGTCGAGGTGGGCGTGGGCCTCCTGCCCGGGGGCGCGGGCAACCTCAACATGCTCTGGCGCGCGCTCGACGGCGTGCCGGAGGGGGCGCAGCTGAACGTGCTCGAGATCGTGACCAACACGTTCAAGAACATCGCGCTCGCCAAGATCGCGACCAGCGCCGAAGAGGGCAAGGCGCTCGGGTACTTCCGCAAGACCGACGGCGTCTCGTTCGACAAGGCGCGCGTCCTGGTCGACGCGAAGAGCCGCGCGCTCGGCCTCGCGGGCGCGGGCTACCACCCGCCCACCCCCAAGGCCTACGTGCTGCCGGGCGAGAGCGGGATCGCGACGCTGCGCATGATGGTCGACACGCTCGTGGCCGGCGGCTTCGCCTCCGCCCACGACGCGAAGATCGCGGGCAAGGTCGCCGAGGTGCTCTGCGGCGGCGTCGCCGGCGCCTCGCGCGAGAACACCGAGTCGCAGCTCCTCGAGCTCGAGGCCGAGGCGTTCGTGAGCCTCTGCGGTGAGCCAAAGAGCCAGGAACGCATGCAGTACATGCTCATGAACAACAAGCCGCTCAGGAACTAA
- a CDS encoding pentapeptide repeat-containing protein, producing the protein MKVPTGPESPSFVYGYMGDYRNATLGGTCTRSSSDPDSPFGGLAGHECRLEGSLGGATLRAATKEPLALSGDFVGASLSSLAVSFAEDYSRGEVTLEGDFRGVKGVPSVARSFVLDLRARPRMSSPDLVEGLRSQGVAKSVGRAVLAEGAKTGSQYVHADLRLDLAVFELDDRVFAVDPVTNVVDLSAFTCRRCALLNGPLHAKGAPVVLSRPDLTDSALSGGTFDVASLLASVTPPLRFSDLTLRFWPSRDGADVGSGFSGATFENVSFTSVDTQAFATQYGVFDRATLRECSFKNISFPRSTWRGATVARVAFLAVNVDESDWEGAQVDATIEAFSARDAKLRGLRSLSLVGRGSQLDRAAISVVSGAPQTRIALQQSSLQGLALSGIQVRLDLASCGAAGARLSEVYADGSALTDVDLTGATISNTHLRNGNLSASLFTRSDLRAVHLEGSEIEYASFASATAASLYLDDTKLDGTVFCGMSRSDLVPIPLPRADLSGAIFRADAKKYLTCDDATSVFQTGNATVCPDGRFGPCSGAAWVAPPTPAECCVPVPGQPPCPRRLVGGRPCDDDCQCLSGVCSLGLCASPG; encoded by the coding sequence TTGAAGGTACCCACCGGCCCCGAGAGCCCGAGCTTCGTCTACGGCTACATGGGCGACTATCGAAACGCCACGCTGGGTGGGACATGCACCCGCTCGAGCTCCGATCCTGACAGCCCGTTCGGCGGGCTCGCCGGGCACGAGTGCCGCCTCGAAGGGTCGCTCGGAGGCGCCACGCTCCGCGCCGCGACGAAGGAGCCCCTGGCCCTCAGCGGCGATTTTGTGGGCGCGAGCCTCTCCTCGCTCGCCGTCTCTTTCGCGGAGGATTACAGCCGCGGCGAGGTCACCCTGGAGGGTGACTTCCGCGGCGTGAAGGGCGTCCCTTCCGTCGCGCGGTCGTTCGTCCTCGATCTCCGCGCTCGCCCGCGCATGTCGAGCCCCGACCTCGTGGAGGGCTTGCGCTCGCAGGGCGTCGCGAAGTCGGTGGGGCGCGCGGTGTTGGCCGAGGGCGCCAAGACCGGCTCGCAGTACGTCCACGCGGATCTCCGCCTCGATCTCGCTGTCTTCGAGCTCGACGATCGCGTCTTCGCGGTGGATCCGGTCACGAACGTCGTCGACCTCTCGGCTTTCACGTGTCGTCGCTGCGCACTCCTGAACGGTCCCCTCCACGCGAAGGGCGCGCCGGTCGTGCTCTCTCGGCCCGATCTCACCGATTCGGCGCTCTCCGGGGGCACGTTCGACGTCGCTTCGCTGCTCGCCTCGGTCACCCCGCCCCTCAGGTTCTCCGACCTGACCCTTCGCTTCTGGCCGAGCCGCGACGGCGCGGACGTCGGGTCGGGATTCTCGGGCGCCACGTTCGAGAACGTCTCGTTCACTTCCGTCGACACGCAAGCCTTCGCGACGCAGTACGGGGTCTTCGACCGCGCGACCCTACGAGAATGCAGCTTCAAGAACATCTCGTTCCCCAGGTCGACATGGCGAGGGGCGACCGTCGCGCGCGTCGCGTTCCTTGCGGTGAACGTCGACGAGAGCGACTGGGAGGGCGCTCAGGTGGACGCGACGATCGAGGCGTTCTCGGCGAGAGACGCCAAGCTACGCGGGCTGCGCAGCCTCTCGCTCGTCGGTCGCGGAAGTCAGCTCGATCGCGCCGCGATCAGCGTGGTCTCGGGCGCCCCCCAGACACGCATCGCCCTCCAGCAATCCTCACTGCAGGGGCTGGCTCTGAGTGGCATTCAGGTTCGGCTGGACCTCGCCTCGTGCGGAGCCGCGGGCGCGAGGCTGAGCGAAGTGTACGCGGACGGCTCGGCGCTCACCGACGTTGACCTCACGGGCGCGACGATCTCGAACACCCACCTCCGGAACGGCAACCTGTCGGCGTCGCTCTTCACACGTAGCGACCTCCGCGCGGTCCACCTCGAGGGGAGCGAGATCGAGTACGCGAGCTTCGCCTCCGCCACGGCGGCGTCCCTCTATCTCGACGACACGAAGCTCGACGGGACGGTGTTCTGCGGCATGTCTCGGAGCGACCTCGTCCCGATTCCGCTCCCCCGCGCGGATCTGAGCGGCGCCATCTTTCGCGCGGACGCCAAGAAGTACCTCACGTGCGACGACGCCACGTCGGTCTTCCAGACCGGCAACGCGACGGTCTGTCCGGACGGCCGCTTCGGTCCGTGCAGCGGCGCGGCGTGGGTCGCGCCGCCTACCCCCGCGGAGTGCTGCGTGCCTGTCCCCGGTCAGCCGCCCTGCCCGCGGCGGCTCGTCGGCGGCAGGCCCTGCGACGACGACTGCCAGTGCTTGTCTGGGGTGTGCTCGCTGGGCCTTTGCGCCTCGCCTGGCTGA
- a CDS encoding thiolase family protein, whose amino-acid sequence MMDIVIVEAVRSAVGRALKGSLALRRPDDLAGEVIRGLLARVPQVKAAEIEDLVLGCAMPEGEQGLNIARLAGLLGGLPEESSAMTINRFCSSGLQALALGAGAIAIGSNDIVVAGGVESMSMVPMTGNKLSASMEVMEHYPTAYTPMGITAENVASKFGVSRQEQDEFALASQKKAAAAIEAKKFDQEIVPVTGVKFDGDKKVSFEFRRDEMVRADTTIESLSGLKPVFNAKGSVTAGNSSPLSDGAAAALLMSRKKADSLGIKGLGLLRAYVTVGVDPAIMGIGPVPAVQKLLAKTGLKISDIDLFEVNEAFASQSVYVKKTLGLPEERLNVNGGAIALGHPLGCTGAKLTATALYELRRRGGKYAVVTMCIGGGMGAAGLLESIPA is encoded by the coding sequence ATGATGGACATCGTCATTGTCGAAGCCGTTCGTTCCGCCGTGGGCCGCGCGCTGAAGGGCTCTCTCGCCCTGCGCCGCCCCGACGACCTCGCCGGGGAGGTCATTCGCGGCCTCCTCGCGCGCGTCCCCCAGGTGAAGGCCGCGGAGATCGAGGACCTCGTCCTCGGCTGCGCCATGCCCGAGGGTGAGCAGGGGCTCAACATCGCGCGCCTCGCGGGCCTGCTCGGCGGGCTCCCCGAGGAGTCGTCCGCGATGACCATCAACCGCTTCTGCTCGAGCGGCCTCCAGGCGCTCGCGCTGGGCGCGGGCGCCATCGCCATCGGGTCGAACGACATCGTCGTCGCCGGCGGCGTCGAGTCGATGAGCATGGTGCCCATGACGGGCAACAAGCTCTCGGCCTCGATGGAGGTCATGGAGCACTACCCCACGGCGTACACGCCGATGGGCATCACGGCCGAGAACGTCGCGAGCAAGTTCGGCGTCAGCCGCCAAGAGCAGGACGAGTTCGCGCTCGCCAGCCAAAAGAAGGCCGCCGCGGCGATCGAGGCGAAGAAGTTCGACCAGGAGATCGTGCCGGTCACCGGCGTGAAATTCGACGGCGACAAGAAGGTGAGCTTCGAGTTCCGACGCGACGAGATGGTGCGCGCCGACACCACGATCGAGAGCCTCTCGGGCCTCAAGCCCGTGTTCAACGCGAAGGGCAGCGTCACCGCCGGCAACAGCTCGCCGCTCAGCGACGGCGCCGCCGCGGCGCTCCTCATGAGCCGGAAGAAGGCCGACTCGCTCGGCATCAAGGGCCTCGGCCTCCTGCGCGCCTACGTCACCGTGGGCGTCGACCCCGCGATCATGGGCATCGGGCCCGTGCCGGCGGTGCAGAAGCTCCTCGCGAAGACGGGGCTCAAGATCTCGGACATCGATCTCTTCGAGGTCAACGAGGCCTTCGCCAGCCAGTCGGTCTACGTGAAGAAGACCCTCGGCCTGCCCGAGGAGCGCCTCAACGTGAACGGCGGCGCGATCGCGCTCGGACACCCGCTCGGGTGCACGGGCGCCAAGCTGACGGCCACGGCGCTCTACGAGCTCCGTCGCCGCGGCGGCAAGTACGCCGTCGTCACGATGTGCATCGGCGGCGGCATGGGCGCGGCCGGGCTGCTCGAGTCGATCCCGGCCTGA